GGACACGATCAGCGCCAGGGCCACGGTACCGACGGCGACCTTCAGCGGGTCGCCCTTGACCATCCTGAGGATCAGGCGCACGGGTGGGTCGAACAGGCCCGAGTCGATCATGATGGCGAAGTAGAGGATGGCGAACATCAGCATCACGCCGGTGGGCGCGAGCTTGCTGATGCCTTCGAGCATCATCGGGCCGATCTGCGCGGCGAAGCCGCCGATCAGGGCGAAGATGATCGGGATGATGATCAGGGCGATCAGCGCCGACAGGCGCTTGCTCATGATCAGGTACATGAAGGTCGAGACCATGGCGAAGCCAAGGAAGGTAAGCATGGAGATTCTCCGGACGTGATTCGGCTAGGGGCGGGTAAGGCGCGAGTGGCTAGCGTTGAGGCGAGCGGAGTGGATCAGGCAGGCGTGAGGAACTGAGGCGGAACATGGTTAATCACCTGTTTTGTTCTTGTTGACGGTAGCTGCGGGCCTCACTGGCGGCAGCTCATCGACCGATCTGTGTCGGTCAGCGGGGCGATGCTAGACCACGAAGCTTTCAGCCAGCTTTCGCCGATTCGCGGTCGGCGAGGGGCGGCCAATGGTTATTCGCGCCGCCCACGCGTGCCCCGAGGCCCGCGTCGCGGGCGGGCTAGAGCAGATGTTCGAGGAGCGACAGCACCGCCACCAGCGAAGCGGCGGCCAGCAGGTGCTGAAAGGTGATGATGCCGGCCATCAGGTTGGCATCGCCGCCCAGCTGGCGGGTCAGCACGTAGGCGGTCGGCGCGGTAGGCAGGGCGAAGAACAGCACCAGCACGGTGCTTTCCATGGTCGGCAGTTGCAGGCCGTAGGCCACCGCCAGGGCCAGCAGCGGCATCAGCAGCAGGCGCAGCAGGCTGTTCCAGGCCAGGGCCGGCACCTCGCCGCCCAGCTGTTCGGGCTTCAGCGCGGCGCCCACGCACAGCAGGCCCAGCGGCAGGCTGGCGGCGGCGAGCAGGCTGAGCAGCCGGCCGCTGCCGCCGGGCAAGCCCAGGCCGCTCAGGTTGACCAGCGCACCGGCCAGGCAGGCCAGGATCAGCGGGTTGCGGAGGATCGGCAGCAGCAGGCCGCGTGCGCTGACCCCGCGCTCGGCGGTCAGCGACCAGACCGACAGCACGTTGACGGCCGGCACCATCAGCGCCAGCATCAAGGCGGCCAGGGTCAGGCCCGGCTGGCCGAACAGGCTGCCCACGGCGGCCAGGCCCAGGTAGGTGTTGAAGCGCAGGATGCCCTGGCTGAAGGCGCCGAAGCGTGCCGCCGGCCAGCCGCGCAGGCGGCGTACGATCAGCAGGGCCAGCCAGGCGATGCCCAGGCCGAGCAGCACGGCCAGGGCCATGCGCGGCAGCTGCGGGTTGTCCAGCGGCGCGGTGGCCAGGCTGTTGAACAGCAGCGCGGGGAACAGGATGAAGTAGTTGAGGCGTTCGGCGCCCGGCCAGAAGGCTTCGTTGGGGAAGCCGCGACGGCTGAGCACGTAGCCGCCGACGATCAGCGCGAAGAGTGGCCAGAGGGCCAAGAGCAGGTCGGTCACGGGAGCCCCCGGTGGTGGTGAGGGTGCATCTTCGCCAGTACCGATCGATCAGGCAAGCCGGGACATCACGGCGTTTCAAGGAGAGTGAAAATGAGCGATCTGCATCAGGGCGGCTGCCAGTGCGGGGCCTTGCGTTACCAGTTCCGGGCACCGTTGCGCGATATCGCCCACTGTCACTGTTCGATCTGCCGGCGCAGCACCGGCGGCATCCTGGTGACCTGGATCACCGTGCCGCTGGCCGCCTTTACCTGGCTGCATGGCGAGCCGGCGCGCTTCGCCTCCTCGCCGAGCTGCGAGCGCTATTTCTGCCCGACCTGCGGCGCTCACCTGGCGCTGTTCACCAGCTTGAGCCCGCACAGCCTGGACGTGACCGTCGCCACCCTGGATCACCCCGAACACGCCGCCGCCGACCGGCATATCTGGACCCAGAGCCGCCTGCCCTGGCTGGCGGTCGACCCCCGGCTGCCGCAGGAACAGCAGGAGCACATCGACTAGCGCGGCAGGTCAAGTAAGCCGCGACGGTAAGCGGTCGGCCGGCATTAGCTGGCGCGCCGGCCCTGATTAAAGAATGAATGTCGCGCGCCGATTACCCCTTTGTACTCGTCTATTGCCTACCGTGCCGCATGCCACATGCGTCCCCCTGTTCAACGTGCCGCGCAGACGGCGTGACAACAGGCAACTCTTTCGCTTCGCTATCGAACTGCCGAAGTATCTTGAATAGGTGACACACCGTGCTCAGAAACATCCCGTTGAGCCTCAAGCTCCTGCTGATCCTCGCCTGCCCGCTGCTGGGCTTTCTCTGGCTCGCCGCCCTGGAGGTCAACGACAGCTACCAGACGCTTCAGGAGATGGACCACACCCAGGAGGCCAGCGTCGTCGCGCAGAAGGTCAGCCAGCTGATTACCGTGTTGCAGCGCGAGCGTGGCGCCAGTGGCGTGTTCCTGGGCAGCCAGGGCAAGACCATGCAGGACGTGCTGCTGCACATGCGCGGCCAGACCGACACCGCCCTGGCCGATGCGCGCACCCTGGCCGGCAGCGCCGATGCCGGGCTGGATGAAGCGCTGGCCACCCTGGGCGGGCTGGATGCCATGCGTGGGCAGATCGACAAGCTGGCGATCAACAACCGCGAATCCGGTGCCCGCTTCACCGATATCATCCGCAAGCTGATCGGCTATACCCATGCCGTCGAGCGTTCGGTCACCGACCCGACGTTGTCGCGCGCCCTGTCGTCGCTCAACCAGTTCATCGAAATGAAGGAGCGTGCCGGCCGCGAGCGCGCCATGCTCGGCGTGGTATTCAACCAGGATCGTTTCGACGCCGAGCTGCTCTCCACCTTCAGCCGCAACCTGGGCGAGTTCACCGCCTATTCGGAGGGCTTTCGCCGCAATGCCTCGGCCGAATTCGTGGGCAAGCTCGATGAGAAAATGCAGCAGCCCAGTGGCCTCGAAGTGGCACGCCTGCAGAAACTGGCCTTCGAAACCCCGCTCGGCCAGCCGCTGGGCGTCAAGGCCACCGACTGGTTCCAGACTTCCACCAACCGCATCGACCTGATGGGCGAAGTGGAAAGCGAGCTGGGGCAGAGCGTCGGCGACCTGGCCGCCCAGGCGCGGGCCAAGGCCTCGACCATGCTGTGGATGACGGCCATCGGCGTGCTGGTCGCCATGGTCGTGGTGGCCGTGCTGTCCTACCTGATCATCCACAACATCAAGCTGGCCGTGGGCGAGGCCAACCGTGCCCTGCTGTCGCTGTCCCAGCGCGACCTGACCGCCCGTTCGGCCTACGTCGGCAAGGACGAGTTCGGCGAGATCACCCGCAACCTCAACATCATGGCCGAGGAACTGACGCAGATCGTCCAGCAAATCGGCTCGGCCACCGCCCAGGTCGCTACCGCCGCCGAGGAGTGCTCGGCCGTGACCCTGCAGACCAGCAACAGCCTGGAGCGCCAGCGCCAGGGCACCGAGCTGGTGGTCACCGCCATCAACGAGATGAGCGCCACGGTGCGCGAGGTGGCGCAGAGCACCAACGATGCCGCGGAAATGTCGCGCCAGGTCAACGTCAACACCACCCAGGGCCGCCAGGAAATCGAGCGCACCGTCGAGGTGATCCGTGAACTGTCGACCCAGGCCGACGATACCGCGCGCATCATCGGCGACCTCAAGCAGGAGAGCGACTCGATCTCCTCGGTGCTCGACGTGATTCGCGGCATCGCCGACCAGACCAACCTGCTGGCCCTCAACGCGGCCATCGAAGCGGCGCGCGCCGGTGATCACGGCCGCGGCTTCGCGGTGGTGGCCTCCGAGGTGCGTACCCTGGCGCAGAAGACCCAGGAGTCCACCGGCAACATCCAGGAGATGATCGCCAACCTGCAGCGCGGCTCCGACCTGGCCACCCAGTCCATGCAGGAAACCCTCGGCAAGGCCCGTGCCGGCGCCAGCAACATCGAGCGCGCCGGCGACCTGCTGGCCGAGATCGCCTCGGGGGTGTCCAGCATCAGCGACCGCAACATGCAGATCGCCGCCGCCGCCGAAGAGCAGAGCGCGGTGGCCGAGGACATCAACCGCAACGTGGTGGAGATCAACGACGTGGCCATCCAGGTCAGCTCCGGTGCCGAGCAGACCGCCGTGACCAGCCAGGAGCTGGCGCGCCTGGCCGATCACCAGCAGAAACTGGTGAGCCGCTTCCGCCTGGCCTGATCGGGCCCTGGCGACCCGTTGCCCGCCGATCTGGCGGGCCACGACCCAGCCTGGCGAATGCCGCCAGTCGACGCCATGAAAAATTAATGAAATCTTGCCCGGCGGCGCCGGTCAGAGCCTGACCCTTACTGCTGGATCCCTGCAATGCCATTGATAGTCATAGCCGAAGACGAACGCTCGATCAGAGAGCTGCTTGTGGAAATCTTCGAAGATGAAGGCCATGAGGTCAAAGCCTTCCCCTGTGCTGACGACGCCTGGGATTACCTCTCCAGCAGCGACGGCCAGGTGGACATGGTGCTCACCGATTTCAGCATGCCCGGCGACATCGACGGGATCTTTCTCGCCCACCTGATACGTGACCGTTTCCCGGACCTGCCGATCATCATCTCCTCGGGCTTCCTGGAAGGCACCAGCGATTTCGACGGCCTCAACGTGGCCGTGATCCCCAAGCCCTGGAGCGTCAGCCAGTTGCTCGCCATGTGCGCGACGATGACCCCAGGCAAGGCGCAACGGCCCGGTATCCCCCGCAGCTGACCCAGTCGTCGCACCCCTGGCGTGCAGCACGACAGCCGAGGGCGCAGAAAACGCAGCGGATATGTAAAATCGCCGCCCCGTTTGACTGCTGGAGATGTCACCTTGGCCATTCACTTCTCGCCCTCCTCGAACACCATCGCCTGTGGGCGCAGCGGCGCAAGCCTGAGCACCACCGAGGATCAGGCGCAGGTTTCCTGCAAGCTGTGCCTGCGGTCGCTGGACAAGGCGGCTGCGCCGGTCGCGACCAACCGCACCCCGACCCTGGCCGAACTGCGCGCCGCCGCCCGTGCCGCCAAGGCCTCGACACCAGCCAAGCCTGCCGAGCAGTCGGCCCTGAGCGTCAAGGCCGCCTGGCAGCAGAAACTCGAGCAGCTGCCGGGTCGTAACCGCCTGCCCCGTGGCGCGGCGCGCCAGAACTTCGTATAAGCCCCGATGCGGCAGGGCCCTGCTGCTCGGCAGCTGCGCCCCCAGCTACCCAAAAACACTGAACCGAAGCGCCCGTCTGGCTACCAACTTGCATGCCTGTCAGCGCGTCGATTCCGACGCGACGGCGGAGCGCGACGGTTGAGGTGGTATCGATGAAGCAACTTGACCTGCAGGTGGTCCAGCAGGCTCGCAACTGGCTGCAGCAGGGCCATGGCGTGTGGCTGTGCACGGTGTTGTCCACCTTCGGCTCGGCACCGCGGGCGCCGGGGGCGATGCTGGTGGCGTTGCCGTCCGGCGCCTCCTGCGGCTCGCTGTCCGGTGGCTGCGTCGAGGAGGATTTTCTCGAGCGTGTGCAGAACGCCGCATTCGCCCCCTGCAACCAGATCGTGCGCTATGGCGAGGGCGGCCTGACGCCCACCCGTGCGCTGCCCTGCGGCGGCGTGCTGGACGTGCTGGTCGAGTACCTGCAGCCCGGCGAGGCTGCGCTGCGGATGCTTGGCCAGGCCGAACAGGCGCTCGGCGGTGGCGAGTTGCTGGTGCGCGAGGTGCCGCTGGGTGAGGGCGCCAGCCGCTGCCGACCGGCCAGCATGAGCGACGCGAAGATCCAGCGTAGCGCCGAGCAGGTGGCGATTCGCGTCGGCGCCGTGCTGCGCGTGGTGCTGGCCGGCTGGTCGCCGGTGGCCGAATTCTGCGCCGGCTTCGCCGTGGCCCTGGGTTATGAGGTGATCGTCTGCGACCCGCGTGCCGAGGTCATCGCCGAGGTGAAGATGGCGGGCGTACAGGCCATCGAGATACTGCCGGCGCGGTTCATCGCCGAGCAGGGCGCCCATGGGGCCACGGCGATCCTGGCCCTGACCCATGACCCGCGCCTGGACGACCCGACCCTGATCGAGGCGGTGCGTACCGAGGCCTTCTATATCGGCGCCATGGGCTCCCAGCGCACCAGCGACAAACGCCTGGAGCGGCTGGCGCGCCTCGGTGGTCTGAAGCCCGAGGACATGGCGCGCATCCACGCGCCCATCGGCCTGCAACTGGGCAGCAAATCCCCGGCGGAAATCGCCCTGGCGACCCTGGCCGACGTGCTGCGCGTCGCCAACGGCATCGACCGCGGCGCGCTATAGCCATGACGAAGAACGGTCCCGTGGTCATCGTCCTTGCTGCAGGACGTGGTGCGCGCTTTCGTGCTTCCGGCGGTGACGGCAGCAAGCTGCAGGCCGACCTGCACGGCAAGCCGGTGCTCGACCACGTGCTGGCGGCGGTCGAGCGTAGCGGCCTGGCTCACCATGTGGTGCACCGCGCCGCTGGCGACGGCATGGCCGACTCGATCGCCGCAGGGGTGCGGGCCACGGCAACGGCTTCGGGCTGGCTGATCCTGCCGGGCGATCTGCCGTTGATCAGCGCGCCAAGCCTGTGCCGCGTGGCCCAGGCGTTGGCGCAGCAGCCAGTGGTAGTGCCGACCTTCGAGGGCCGCAGGGGCCATCCGGTGGGGTTCGCCGGTGAGTGTTACGCGGCGCTGGCCAGCCTGAGCGGCGAAGCCGGAGGCGCTGCGGTGGTGGAGCATTACCGCTGCGAGGGCCGCGCCCTGCTGGTACCGCTGGATGATCCGGGCATCCTCACCGACATCGATACGCTCGCCGATCTGCAGCGGGTCCACGCCCTGCTGGCTGCCGCGACGTAGCGTGCTCAGCGGGCCGCAGCGAAAAAAGGCAGCCCTCGATTATCACTATCGACGCAAATGATGCGGTGCTCGCGGGCTTTACCGATACCCTGTAACTCGATGAACACAACACCATGGGCGTTCGCAAGAAGCCGGTGGTCTCTCCGGTTCATCATCCTTTGGTTACCGCCTCTAGTTGGGGCGGTTTTTTTTGCCCGGCGAAAATGTCATGCATGTGAAGTGCACCCGTGGATGGTCGAGGTGTCACACTGGGCGGCTTGCGATCCATCCTAAAGGGGCGAGATAACGGTGTTTCATCTGATCACGGCCGTCCTGGCCCTGTATGTGTTCTGGCGAATGGTCTGGCTGCAGCCCTGGCCGCAGGCGATCAAGGCGCTGCTCGGGGTGTTGATCCTGGCGGTCGCCGAGCATCATCTGGTGACCCGCCAGTTCTTCGGCAGCATGGCCTCGCCGGAGATTCCGGGCGCGTTGCTGATGGTGCTGGGCTGCGCCTTCGGCGCGTTGATCATCAGCGCCATGTTGCTGCTGGTGCTGGATATCGCCGCGCTGTTGCCGCGCTTGCGGGCAGCCCTTGGCGCTCCGCGGTTGCGTGCCACCGTCGGGGTGGTGGCAATCCTGCTGTCGGCCCTGGGCGTCTGGCAGGCGGTGCGGGTGCCGGATGTACGCGAGGTGGACATCACCCTGGCGCAGCTGCCTGCCGAGCTGGACGGCCTGCAACTGGTGCAGCTCACCGACCTGCACGCCAGCCGACTGCTGCAGCGCCCATGGCTGGAAGCGGTGGTGGCCAGGAGCAACGCCCTGCAGCCGGACCTGCTGGTGATCACCGGGGACCTGGTGGACGGCACGGTGGCCGCGCGCACTGCCGACGTGGAGCCCCTGCGCGATCTGCGTGCTCGCCTGGGCGTCTACGCCATTGCCGGCAACCACGAGTACTACGCCGAGTACCAGCAGTGGCTGGATCACTTTGCCCAGCTGGGCCTGCCGATGCTGCTCAACGGGCATGTGACCATCGAGGATGCCGGCGCCAGTCTGGTCCTGGCCGGCATCACCGATCCCGCTGCTGCACGCTTCGGCCAGCCGCTGCCGGATATCGAGGCGGCCCTGGCCGGGGTGCCGGAAGACGCCGCGGTGATCCTGCTCAGCCACCGGCCCCTGGCCGCCGCGGGCAACGCCCTGGCCGGCGTCGACCTGCAGCTGTCCGGGCATACCCATGGTGGCCAGGTGCTGGGCATGCACTGGGTCACCCAGTCCTTCAACGAGGGCTACGTGTCCGGCGAGTACGCGGTGGGCGATATGCGCCTGTACGTGAGCAACGGCACCGGCCTGTGGAACGGGTTCCCCCTACGCCTGGGCAAGCCCTCGGAGATTACCCGCATCACCCTGCGCTCGGCCAAGGGCTAGGCCGAGGCGGCGGTACTGGCGCGCACCACCAGCTGGAACGGCAGCACCTGATGCCGCTCGCTGATCCCCCGGCCGTCCAGCTGCGCCAGCAGCATGGCCACCGCGTGCTGCCCGAAGGCTTCCGCCGGCTGGGCAATGGTGGTCAGCGGCGGATTGCAGAAGGCGGCGAAGGAGATGTCGTCGAAGCCGGCCACCGCAACGTCCTCGGGAATCCGCAATCCGGCCTGGCGGATGCACTGGATGGCACCCATGGCCATCTCGTCGTTCTCGCAGAAGATCGCCGTCGGCCGTGGTTCGGTTTGCAGCAAGCGCGCCGCCGCGGCGTGGCCTGACGGGCAGCCGTAATTGCCGTATTGCAGCAGGGCGGGGTCGACTGCGATGCCCGCCGCCTCGAGGGCCTGCCGGTAGCCGGCGAAGCGCTCGCGGGTCAGCGGGCTGGCCGCCGGGCCCTTGATCAGCCCGATCCGCCGATGCCCGAGGGCCAGCAGGTGCTCGGTCATGGCCCGCGCGGCGCCGCGGTTGTCGAGGCTGACGGTCGGCCACGGCGCGTCGTCGACGATTTCGCAGATATTCACCAGGGGCGGGTGATCCTGGCGGGCGAACGGGTCGAAGGCGCGCAGCTGGATGACGCCATCGGCCTGGCGGGCATCCACCAGCCCGGCGAACTGCCGCTCGGTCTCGGGGTTGCCCAGGGTGTTGCACAGCAGCACCCGGTAGTCGACCGCAGTGGCCGCTTCCTGGATGCCGCGAATCACCCGGGCGAAGAAGGTATTGGCGATATCGGGCACCAGCACCACCAGGTTATGGGTGCGCTGGGAGCGAAACTGGATGGCCATCAGGTTGGGCGTGTAGCCCGCCTGGTCGACGGCTTCGAGCACCTTCTGGCGGGTATCGGGCGACACCTGTTGCGGGCGCTTGAGCGTGCGCGAAACCGTGGCGACCGATACGCCAGCCAGTGCGGCAACCTTGCGAATGTTCGTCATGCACCCTCTGCGTGCTGGCCGGCTCTGCGCCTGTTTTCGGCGGCTAGGTTACCCCAAGCCGGCGGTCATGGCGCGCTTGACCTGCGCTGTCGCGATGTCTATATATCTTCCTATGTAACCGGTTACATTCAACAAGAATAACTGAATCGGAGTGACGGGATGGCGGCTCTACGGGTCAGGCTGGGCATGGTCGGCGGCGGCGCTGGCGCCTTTATCGGCAAGGTGCATCGCCAGGCGGCAGCGCTGGCAGGCGGGATCGACCTGGTGGCGGGGGCATTCAGTCGCGACCCCGCCGCCAATGCCGCAACGGGCCGTGAATGCGGCTTGCCCACCGGGCGTGTATACGCCAGCTGGCAGGCGCTGCTCGATGGTGAAGCACGGCTCGACCCTGGCGAGCGGATCAATCTGCTGGCCATCGTCACCCCCAATCATCTGCATGCCCCCATCGCCAGCGCCGCCATTCGCGCGGGCATTCATGTGTTCTGCGAAAAGCCGGCCGCGTTGCGCAGTGCCGAAACCGCCGACCTGGCCCATCTGCTGGTGCAGGGCGAGGCCCTGTATGGCCTGGCCCATACCTACCAGGGCTACCCGATGATCTGGCAGGCGCGGCACATGGTGCAGGCCGGCGAAATCGGTCGGCTGCGCAAACTCCACGTCGAGTACCCCCAGGGTTGGCTCAGCGACGACCTCGCCGCTCAGGGCAACAAGCAGGCGACCTGGCGCGGCGATCCGCAACTGGCCGGGCAGGGCGGTTGCATCGGCGATATCGGCACCCATGCCTTCAGCCTGGCGGAGTTCGTCAGTGGCCAGCGTATCGAGCGTATCTGCGCGCACCTGGCGACCCATGTGCCGGGCCGTACGCTGGACGATGATTGCGCCATGCTGTTCACCACCGAGCAGGGCGCCAGCGGCGTGCTGCTCGCCAGCCAGGTGTGCGCCGGCGAGGAGAACGCCTTGAAGATCCGCCTCTACGGCGACAAGGGTGGCCTGGAGTGGCGCCAGGAAGAGCCCAACAGCCTGATCCATCGGCCCCTCGATCAACCCATGCGCGTACTGCGCGCTGGCGCCAATCACCCTTGGTTGTGCGCCGAAGCGCTGCAGCGCATTCGCCTGCCTGCCGGTCACCCCGAAGGTTATCTGGAAGCCATGGCCAATCTGTATGCCGACTTCGCTCGGGCTATTGGCGGTTCGCGCAGCGCCGCTGCCGCCTTGCCCGGTATCGAGACCGGTGCGCGGGGCATGGCCTTTATCGAAACGGTGCTGGCCAGCCACGCCAGCGAGGCGAAATGGACGCCGCTGGCGCCGCCCATGGGAGTGTATGCATGACAGCCAAGACAGCGGGCATCCGCGGCCCCGGTATTTTCCTCGCCCAGTTCCTGGCGGCCGAGGCGCCGTTCGACACCCTGGCCAACCAGGCTCGCTGGGCGGCCTCGCTCGGCTACCGGGGCATCCAATTACCGACCCTGGGGCCGCAGTGCATCGACCTGCAGCGCGCCGCCGAGAGCCAGACCTACTGCGACGAGCTCAAGGGCATCTGCGCCGAGGCCGGGGTCGAAATCAGCGAACTGTCCACCCACCTGCAAGGCCAGCTGGTGGCCGTGCACCCGGCCTTCGACAAGCTGTTCGACGACTTCGCCCCGGCGCAACTGCGGGGCCGCCCCCAGGCGCGCACCGAGTGGGCCGTCAGCCAGTTGAAGCTCGCCGCCCAAGCCAGCCGGCGCCTGGGCCTGGCGGCCCACGCGACCTTCTCCGGTGCGCTGCTGTGGCCCTATCTCTACCCCTGGCCGCAGCGCCCGGCGGGCCTGGTGGAGGAGGGCTTCGCCGAGCTGGCACGACGCTGGCTGCCGATCCTCGAAGCCTTCGACGAGGCGGGTGTCGACCTCTGCTACGAGCTGCACCCCAGTGAAGACCTGCACGACGGCGTTACCTTCGAGCGCTTTCTGGCCGCCGTTGACGATCACCCGCGCGCCAACATTCTCTACGACCCCAGCCACATGCTGCTGCAGCAGATGGATTACCTGGGCTTCATCGACCGTTACCACCCGCGCATCCGCATGT
Above is a genomic segment from Pseudomonas argentinensis containing:
- a CDS encoding metallophosphoesterase; translated protein: MFHLITAVLALYVFWRMVWLQPWPQAIKALLGVLILAVAEHHLVTRQFFGSMASPEIPGALLMVLGCAFGALIISAMLLLVLDIAALLPRLRAALGAPRLRATVGVVAILLSALGVWQAVRVPDVREVDITLAQLPAELDGLQLVQLTDLHASRLLQRPWLEAVVARSNALQPDLLVITGDLVDGTVAARTADVEPLRDLRARLGVYAIAGNHEYYAEYQQWLDHFAQLGLPMLLNGHVTIEDAGASLVLAGITDPAAARFGQPLPDIEAALAGVPEDAAVILLSHRPLAAAGNALAGVDLQLSGHTHGGQVLGMHWVTQSFNEGYVSGEYAVGDMRLYVSNGTGLWNGFPLRLGKPSEITRITLRSAKG
- a CDS encoding methyl-accepting chemotaxis protein, with the protein product MLGFLWLAALEVNDSYQTLQEMDHTQEASVVAQKVSQLITVLQRERGASGVFLGSQGKTMQDVLLHMRGQTDTALADARTLAGSADAGLDEALATLGGLDAMRGQIDKLAINNRESGARFTDIIRKLIGYTHAVERSVTDPTLSRALSSLNQFIEMKERAGRERAMLGVVFNQDRFDAELLSTFSRNLGEFTAYSEGFRRNASAEFVGKLDEKMQQPSGLEVARLQKLAFETPLGQPLGVKATDWFQTSTNRIDLMGEVESELGQSVGDLAAQARAKASTMLWMTAIGVLVAMVVVAVLSYLIIHNIKLAVGEANRALLSLSQRDLTARSAYVGKDEFGEITRNLNIMAEELTQIVQQIGSATAQVATAAEECSAVTLQTSNSLERQRQGTELVVTAINEMSATVREVAQSTNDAAEMSRQVNVNTTQGRQEIERTVEVIRELSTQADDTARIIGDLKQESDSISSVLDVIRGIADQTNLLALNAAIEAARAGDHGRGFAVVASEVRTLAQKTQESTGNIQEMIANLQRGSDLATQSMQETLGKARAGASNIERAGDLLAEIASGVSSISDRNMQIAAAAEEQSAVAEDINRNVVEINDVAIQVSSGAEQTAVTSQELARLADHQQKLVSRFRLA
- a CDS encoding GFA family protein, yielding MSDLHQGGCQCGALRYQFRAPLRDIAHCHCSICRRSTGGILVTWITVPLAAFTWLHGEPARFASSPSCERYFCPTCGAHLALFTSLSPHSLDVTVATLDHPEHAAADRHIWTQSRLPWLAVDPRLPQEQQEHID
- a CDS encoding response regulator codes for the protein MPLIVIAEDERSIRELLVEIFEDEGHEVKAFPCADDAWDYLSSSDGQVDMVLTDFSMPGDIDGIFLAHLIRDRFPDLPIIISSGFLEGTSDFDGLNVAVIPKPWSVSQLLAMCATMTPGKAQRPGIPRS
- a CDS encoding Gfo/Idh/MocA family protein — encoded protein: MAALRVRLGMVGGGAGAFIGKVHRQAAALAGGIDLVAGAFSRDPAANAATGRECGLPTGRVYASWQALLDGEARLDPGERINLLAIVTPNHLHAPIASAAIRAGIHVFCEKPAALRSAETADLAHLLVQGEALYGLAHTYQGYPMIWQARHMVQAGEIGRLRKLHVEYPQGWLSDDLAAQGNKQATWRGDPQLAGQGGCIGDIGTHAFSLAEFVSGQRIERICAHLATHVPGRTLDDDCAMLFTTEQGASGVLLASQVCAGEENALKIRLYGDKGGLEWRQEEPNSLIHRPLDQPMRVLRAGANHPWLCAEALQRIRLPAGHPEGYLEAMANLYADFARAIGGSRSAAAALPGIETGARGMAFIETVLASHASEAKWTPLAPPMGVYA
- a CDS encoding LacI family DNA-binding transcriptional regulator, which encodes MTNIRKVAALAGVSVATVSRTLKRPQQVSPDTRQKVLEAVDQAGYTPNLMAIQFRSQRTHNLVVLVPDIANTFFARVIRGIQEAATAVDYRVLLCNTLGNPETERQFAGLVDARQADGVIQLRAFDPFARQDHPPLVNICEIVDDAPWPTVSLDNRGAARAMTEHLLALGHRRIGLIKGPAASPLTRERFAGYRQALEAAGIAVDPALLQYGNYGCPSGHAAAARLLQTEPRPTAIFCENDEMAMGAIQCIRQAGLRIPEDVAVAGFDDISFAAFCNPPLTTIAQPAEAFGQHAVAMLLAQLDGRGISERHQVLPFQLVVRASTAASA
- a CDS encoding sugar phosphate isomerase/epimerase family protein, giving the protein MTAKTAGIRGPGIFLAQFLAAEAPFDTLANQARWAASLGYRGIQLPTLGPQCIDLQRAAESQTYCDELKGICAEAGVEISELSTHLQGQLVAVHPAFDKLFDDFAPAQLRGRPQARTEWAVSQLKLAAQASRRLGLAAHATFSGALLWPYLYPWPQRPAGLVEEGFAELARRWLPILEAFDEAGVDLCYELHPSEDLHDGVTFERFLAAVDDHPRANILYDPSHMLLQQMDYLGFIDRYHPRIRMFHVKDAEFRPDARAGVYGGYQAWVDRPGRFRSLGDGQIDFKAIFSKLTQYGYAGWAVLEWECCLKDSAQGAAEGAAFIERQLITRAERAFDDFAGVASSTSGNRELLGLK
- a CDS encoding AEC family transporter, which produces MGTGEDAPSPPPGAPVTDLLLALWPLFALIVGGYVLSRRGFPNEAFWPGAERLNYFILFPALLFNSLATAPLDNPQLPRMALAVLLGLGIAWLALLIVRRLRGWPAARFGAFSQGILRFNTYLGLAAVGSLFGQPGLTLAALMLALMVPAVNVLSVWSLTAERGVSARGLLLPILRNPLILACLAGALVNLSGLGLPGGSGRLLSLLAAASLPLGLLCVGAALKPEQLGGEVPALAWNSLLRLLLMPLLALAVAYGLQLPTMESTVLVLFFALPTAPTAYVLTRQLGGDANLMAGIITFQHLLAAASLVAVLSLLEHLL
- a CDS encoding nucleotidyltransferase family protein — protein: MTKNGPVVIVLAAGRGARFRASGGDGSKLQADLHGKPVLDHVLAAVERSGLAHHVVHRAAGDGMADSIAAGVRATATASGWLILPGDLPLISAPSLCRVAQALAQQPVVVPTFEGRRGHPVGFAGECYAALASLSGEAGGAAVVEHYRCEGRALLVPLDDPGILTDIDTLADLQRVHALLAAAT
- a CDS encoding XdhC family protein, which codes for MKQLDLQVVQQARNWLQQGHGVWLCTVLSTFGSAPRAPGAMLVALPSGASCGSLSGGCVEEDFLERVQNAAFAPCNQIVRYGEGGLTPTRALPCGGVLDVLVEYLQPGEAALRMLGQAEQALGGGELLVREVPLGEGASRCRPASMSDAKIQRSAEQVAIRVGAVLRVVLAGWSPVAEFCAGFAVALGYEVIVCDPRAEVIAEVKMAGVQAIEILPARFIAEQGAHGATAILALTHDPRLDDPTLIEAVRTEAFYIGAMGSQRTSDKRLERLARLGGLKPEDMARIHAPIGLQLGSKSPAEIALATLADVLRVANGIDRGAL